Genomic segment of Rana temporaria chromosome 12, aRanTem1.1, whole genome shotgun sequence:
CCTCTGTTTCTCTTCAAACACCTCCCCTGGGTTGACGTCAAAACGCCAAGGACTTaaagtgcagctacaggcatcaaccaaatatacattttttttcaaccgGCAATTTTGTGCAATGTAAAAGCAATCATAGCAGCTGTTTGGCAGGTTGATTGCCTTTACAGGCGGCAGGTGAGGTCAAACACCCCCGCCGTCCTCCAACGCGACCAGAGAGCTGGAGAATGAATCTGCAGGCGGCAGCAGTTTACTGAATAGCCGACCATGGGCCAGATGTAAACACCGCCATTTTTTTGCTGGAAAGCCCGAGATCGATTTTTTTCTTTCCAGCATAGGAGATATATGGAGTcccggttcacactattgcgatgcGGAAAAGAAATAACAGGAAAGAAAATGCAATCCTTAGGCAGGACTAGTCCAGCTTTTCTGTGAAACAATAATTTTCTGCATTTTCTTTCCTGTTAGTTAAATATATCATATACATTTTAAATTCATACTAGACTGTACTGGTACACAGCGATGATGTAATATGAGGCGAGTTTCTCTCCTCGGCTGCTGTTTGTATGGACTTatgttattttttgcattttgtagatttaATTACGTCCGTGCGTCCCTGAAGAAGCCTCAACCAGGAGAAACATGTAGGACTGCTAGCATAGGACATTCAAGGAAATAGGGCACTGGTGTTATATGCTCTTTCTCCTattctttttaaatgtttttctatttttgtataataaaatttgCTGTATTAACAgtactttttcaattttttcttgtATGGACAAAGTTATGTTATCTTATCTATTAATGATTCAACGAGCACCTTGAAAATCCCATACCGGGACACGGGgatttctatatttatttttctataaaaagGGATGTAGGTGCAGTTGGACTAATTGGATTATATAAGTGCATGCATTATATACCATTTATCTATATGTAAACGGCATTCaaatcacacgtgaggtatcgcagagcaagagcaataattctagcacaagacctcccctaactctaaactagtaacctgtaaaaaaaaaaatgtaaagcatcgcctatggagatttttaaaggagttgtaaaggcagattttttttttttttaaatcttagtgCATTCGATGCagcaagatgaaaaaaaaaaaaaaaaaaaaaaaaaacctgtagcagcctccccagcaccccctaattacttacatgaaccccatctctctccagcgatgtccacaagtgtctaagccacccccccccggacactcctgattggctgagacacagcagcggcacaattggctcccgtggctgtcaaagtcagtcagccaatcaggggagaaaggGAGTGGGGCCAGgatggggctccgtgtctgaatggatggATACACGGAGATCTGGACTCTGCTCGGGCACCCcatagagagctgctgactgtgggggctCATTCTCACATGCGTCAATACCCTGTGTTTATGCAGAATTTATTCAGCATTTTTAAAACCTCATAACTGCCCTTTAAACACTTGGCATCAATATTAGATTAAATGAGTAAGTTACAAATATTTAAGGGAGGTTAAATTCATAATTTTCTCAACACTAACAAAATGCACACCATTTATGTACACAGCAAACCTagaatttcttaaaaaaataaatgaaaaacccaaataaaaaaaaaaattatatttttaaaataaaagctccgtaaattttaattcaagacccctaGGCATTGATTTCTTCCTGTCACAGTTCAGACACATAGTGGCGCATATTTTGTTAGCGGTCTGCCTTACGAGACATGGAAAGGAGCAATATATGTTACCTACCTGCCCAGAAGCACTCGAGATAGAAATCATTATCTATATGAACAAATATTAGCTGGTAGAAGAAGTGCCCTAACATCCTTTGACTATCATTGGAACTCTTGGTGCGCTGGTCTTGAAACACGGAATAATTTGCTTATTATTagaagagaggaaagggggggggggggagagaaaggaagagaggaaagggggggggaagggaagagagcaaaggggaaaaaaaaaaaggaaaaacgctGGGGTgaagagaggaaagggggggggggagggaagagaggaaagggagaatgaaaaaaaaagtttgatgttCAGGAAGGCACTGGCTCTTTGAGCTCAAGAGTCATGTTTTATAAAGATGGTAACTACAGAAATAAAACAGACTGTACTTACTGTAAGATTGTCCCTTAGTAGCTGCATGATAAGAGTGCTGTCTTTGTAAGACTCCTCATTCAATGTGTCCAGTTCAGCTATTGCCTCATCAAatgcctagaaaaaaaaaaaaaaaaaaaaaaaaaaaacccacaccattATATAGTGGTCTCCAAACGGTTGCCTGTGGGCCAGTAGCAaccctttgcctgcctttatctggcccttgaataccaataagtgtatattgattggtttgcatgaaagcTTTAGCGTCTACAAATCAGCGACTTCTAGCGGGACGGCGGGCAATCTGACACTTTGTgagaactgccactgacatcaccagtgacattacACTGATCAGTGCCAATGATATGCAAGGTCAATGTACTTATAGTAGTTAAATGTGTGCATAACAAATGTTTGTACgtataatgtgtgctgcttttactgtgAATCTAGAGGCTTTCATTCTCTCCTGTTGAAAAAACAACTAGATCCCCTGTCACTGAACATAGCTTTGTGAGGTTTACACTCACAGAGCTGTGTTCCGTGAGCCTCAGAGCCGATCACTGGCAGCAGGCGGTCAATCACTGGCTGGGACTGGTGCCAAggcaaatcacagcacagccaggcaTGTGCGTGCCCCCTACCTGAGAACTCTTGAATCGTGTGCAATATATAATGTATTAATTATATTCTCTCACACATACCAATCATGGGGCACTGCTCCTGCCACCGTTATCAATTATGGGGGCACTACGGCTCCCACTATTACCAATCATGTGGCACTACACCTACCAACTGAAGCTGAAACAATTTCcactgtcacttgccactgtgcaccccccccccccccccccccccaacgtctgacgacagtaaactggctctttgtttgGAGAATGTATAATGTAGATATACCCCACTATCCctagaaaaaaaagtgcaattgtgCAAAGTGCAGTAGTGCAAAAAAGTGCGCTAGTGCAAATAAGATTATTATCCTGGAACGGACAAATATCTTGTACCCGACGTAAACTGGGTGACGGTGCTGCAATTATTTGAATAGCTTGAATAGTAAACTGAGGCAAATATGTTATAGGTGAAAATAATGCGCAACCttgagattgcaaaaaaaaataaaaatcttatgtGCGCGAATACACACAAGGCTTGGTGTATTCACTCACAAGATTTTTTTGCAAATCTCAAGGTTGCGCATTATTTTCACCTATAACTTTGGAGAAATCAGTTTTAAAAAGGATGGCAGGGGCAAACTGAAGCCTGTCAATCTCTTGAAGCAGTAAGAAGCTCTAACGTCAAGGAGCAAACTGAAACCATTTaaaaggttgtaaaggtaaaataaaaagattccccataaatagcttccttcaccttagtgcagttctccttcacttacctcatccttccattttgcttttaaatgtccttatttcttctgagaaatcctcacttcctgttcttctgtctaactacacacagtaatgcaaggctttctccctggtgtggagaaagcctcttgagggggcgagcaggagagtcaggacgcccactaacacacagctccttttctctatctgcaaagtagagagcatcctgaccctcctgctcgcccctcaagaggctttctccacaccagggagaaagcctcgcattacggtgtgcagttacagacagaagaacaggaagtgaggatttctcagaagaaataaagatatttaaaagcaaaaatggaaggatgaggtaagtgaaggaggactgcactaaggtaaaggaagctatttagggaaaaaaatttttttttacctttacaacccctttaaaaacaaaGATGTCATATAATGTGGACTAGATAATTATCAAAAAAGGTACCACTGTCATCTAATGTCTACAGTCAGCACAGCCAACAGGACAAGGAAACCATATAATCTTACCGTTTTTGCCAAGCTGCAGGCTTTTTCTTGGGAGTTAAGAATTTCATAGTAAAACACGGAGAAGTTAAGAGCCAATCCAAGTCGAATAGGGTGTGTTGGCTGCATCTCTCGCTTGCTAATTTCAAAAGCTTCCTGATAAGCCTTTTGAGAGTTGTCTAcagtatctgtaaaaaaaaaaaaattaacatgttACATACTTCCTCAGAGCACCACTGCTTGAGATATCCACGTTGTACATCTTAAAATTAGATTGCAACCCACCCACAGGGCATTAGGAAGCAAAAGTACCCAGACTTGAAAGGACAGTGACCTTTTTGGCAGTTTACAGTCACAGATCTCTGCTCCTGGAAGacagagaactgagcgatcagcagtcatATGAACGCTCAGTTCTCAAGCGTGGAGCTGACAGGGGACatatgcagcatcagaccaatgctgcagcatggaggggggtgtgtgtttaatttttttgctttccacacTTATCCTTTAACGGGACACAGATGggcaaaaataatttaaaaaaataagccaACGGGTTAGAACCCTCTCTTACCCTACCCAAAAAGGCAAGAGGAGTTTTGATTTACTGGAAATGCCATATCTTGGAGAACAGTACAGAAAACATGCAACGTATTCATATACAATTGGTTATAGGCTTGTACCTTCAGGAGATTGGACACTGGCTTTTGAAGGTTATGCCCCCGCCCAAAGTCACCACCCCCCAGGGCACGTTCCCTATAACCCTTCCTCACTGAatgctcagttttgtagcaatgaAGAACAACATGGAGTTAAAGTGATTGAAAATCAGGGTTGCCAAACGTCAATAAATTAAGTTTGTAAAATCCTTGATTTTTACATCCGTGTAAATATCCATTACGTACATATagagatgttaaaaaaaaaaaaaaccccatcgcAGATTTTACAATCTGTTTGTGAATTTACCGACGGTCAATAACCCTGTTTctgaatgcaatatttttttttgcacagaacagccccgatTCTCCCTTCtatagggcccccccccccccccatagcaagccatttgctatgggggcactcgtatGGGCTCACTCCCAAACCTCACAGCCTGCGTCTATTGACAAAGCGGGGCTCGGCCCCGCCCTCTCGTCACTGGCTGCGGTTGCCAGCAGCAGGTGCCAATGGCTCCCAGcgctgtgtctgagccaatgaggcaGGAAAGAGCCAAGTGAGCCTCTGCTCTCATGCATCACGATTGCACTCAAGTATAAGAGCGGGAGCTGCATGCAGAAGGCACTTTACCTAAATTCATATaatgcattaaagcagagttcaatccaaaagtggaacttccgctttaactactccttgcccctgacatgccacaattggcatgtcattttttttttgtgtgcgggggtgggggtgctgggtACCTGGtttggagtgggacttcctgcaaGTTAAAATTGAATGTGTAAAAAGATAATGCCATAGGCGTAGAAAAACATCCTAAGCCAGGAGAGATGTCTGGAGCCCCCCATATAGACAGAAAACTATAGGATTAGATGCCCAGATTTTTCCTATAGCAAAAACACTTTGGATGGACTGACCCTACAATCACAAAGAGATTAGAAAACCTCAAATACAACTCGGCTCTAATAAATTATTGATAAAAACGCCACCTTGTTTCTTATCTCCAGTTGCTACTTCGGAAAGGTACCGATAATAATCTCCCTTCATTTTCAAGTAGAAGACCTTACTTTCTGGTGGTGTAGCATTAGCGATCAAATACTTTTCCAGAAGATTCTGCACAAGAAAAAAAGTGTGTTACGTCATACAGGTGCTATAAGTTTTAAAAAGCATTTTCAGGCAATGAGTAAAATCAGTCAGTGAATTGCAAAAAATTTATAGAAACAGTTCAATTAAAAATTTTACCCATTTTTCTCCATTCCAGGCAGCTTAGGttgattattatacaggatttatatagcgccaacagtttacgcattgctttacaatataaaaaagggagacaatacagatgtgatacaataaaatacaagattaCGCGGGCCCTGCCCAGAAGAGCTTGCAAtccaatagggtggggcaggtggtacaaaaggtaactggggaatgatttgatggaagtggtaaaagattagttggagatgtGATAAGCTACCCTGaaaagatgagttttcagggattgcctgaaggtagcaagagtaggagatagccggacaggttgaggtagtgagttccagaggataggagaggctctaGAAAAATCCTGGAGaccagcatgggaggaggagaccagGAAGCTTGAGAGTAGGTCttaagagcggagaggacggtttggatTATTCTAAATTGCACTAGCCAGATTCTCTGTGCCAAATGTATAACCAATCAGGTTCAACTTTCCAAAGCAAGTTGATTGGCAGCTCTAAGAAACGTCTTACCACTGACTATTTGATACATCAAGACTCTATATGTAAGAGGGAGTAAGGTGCATAAAAGTTACCAAGAAAAATTCACAGAAATATATGCAGAGCAGTGCTGTCCGGTTTGCCTGCGATCCAGTGTGGAGCCGATTGGGAAACTACGGACATGCTGCACAATCCCGAACAGCTCCACACCGGATGTAACAGCTCCGTTTTGGTGTGAATGAAAAACACAAAGGGAACCATTGCTTCCTGTGTCTTGCAGagacctgcttttttttttgcagcaggaAATGGCAGGCCTCTGCAGATGGTGTAAAAGAGCCATTAAGGGCAACATATGCCAATGGTGCAGTCGTACAACAAGCACCTAAAGTGCAACCAAGCATAGTGGGAAAGGTGCAAAATCTTCAAGTTGCTGCTCTGAAGTATAGCTTAATCATTGCCATAAAAAAGGGCAATTTTGAAAGCCTtttaatgggcaaaaaaaaaaaaaaaatgatcacatgGAGATGAACAGTTCACATGCAATATGCTACATTCGGTTTCAAAAATGCAGTTTTAGATTATGTGGAAGGTTAAAACTGGGaaaagatttaaccacttccatacagggcacttatacaccttcccgcccagaccaatttctagctttcagcgctgttgcactttgaatgacaattgcgcggtcatgctacactgtacccaaacaacatttttatcattttgtacccacaaatagagctttcttttggtggtatttgatcacctctgggatatttattttctgcaaaaaaaaaaattaaaaaaactattgtatgtgttgtactaatggatgccaatcagtgccaaacaatgcctgccaatcagtgatgcccattgtgggcactgattggcatccattgcggcacagattggcatccattttttgtgtcctcctcatccctggtggtctagggtggcatccctggtggtccagtgggcatccttgggggggggggggggggctttttctcctctactcgcgtctgacagacgtgagtgaggaaaagccgattaccggcttttcctatttacatcgtgatcagccgtgattggacatggctgattaagtggtaaagagtctctttaccttgatcggtgttgcgggtgtcagactgacaccctgcaacaacgatcgccgcaatgcgcgcccccggggatgcgcagcggctcagaatcctgtggacgtccagtcaggattctacaaccactttgccgacttcaatatgtcattggcgggcggcaagtggttaaagtgtggtgccaggttgctatggacttttCCAATTCCATGCAACCATTAGCCAGTTGCCAACCCCCTCCtgtagatttactgctacaggacgGCAGCTGTGCGCAAAAATCATGCATATTTCTATGCAACTTGCATTTCCGGATAGGCGCCGCCCGGCTCTGTCCATTTTAGTTTTTGGTCAAGTGCATCGTGAATTTTCATTTTGGTGTACCACTACATTTTTACCAAAATTAAgagatttgatttttcttattttaggggacatgttttatagcaaaaagtaaaaaatataaaaatagatgaatagagtatatatatatatatatatatatatatatatatatatatatatatatatatatatatatataaaatcacaaaCAGTGGTAATCAACtatcaccaccaaaagaaagccgtgtaaaaaaaatttgtttttttcattcatgcagcgttgcatgactgcaaaATTGTCAGTTCAAGTAGCAGGGtcgcatagcaaaaaaaaaaagcctgatcaGGGGGGAAATCTTCagaagctgaagtggttaaacaaaaattgATGAAAACTTACAAAAGCTGCTATAGGTGTCACAGGATTTCAGCTTTCATCAGAATCCCCAAAACAAAATCATTTTCTAATTTTCTCAAGATCATTTGCAGTTCTTTGGCTCAATGTGTATTGATGCCTGAAGCGGACTCTGGACAAACTACCACCCAACATAAATGTCTTTAGATCGCCAGCTCGATATTACAcacttcaaataaaaaaatggatgaagaataggagaaattatatatatatatatatatatatatatatatatatatatatttatattttacacacacacacacacacacacacacacatacgtatGATTTATTTGAGGAGATTGACATCACTGTGGATTAACACAagttttatcatatgttatgcaCAACCAATGGCAGATAAAAATCTATTAAAAGATTCAGAGAACAAGTATATCCATGGCAACCACAAATATGCACAGATTAACCTCTTCCATGCCAAACTGCATGCTGGCAACTAAGAAGAGGCATGTGTGTAGTAATCTAAATACAAACTCCTCCTCCTATATATTTTAATCAACATATCTGCCATTGCTTAGAATTCTTTCACCACCAACCCCATCTCCTTTATTACTATCCTACATTTTATCAATGTGGATTGTGTTTGTTTTTAGTGGTCATGAAACCCTTTCCTGTATGCTGCCCTGCACCGCTCCTACAACCTGAATTTCTGCACCCACATCCATCACTCGTCGCTTTGCATCCCCTCAACACATCTTCTCTTCCAGCCATTCCACAGCACCCCAAACTGATATCTTTGGGGATGATATGATGCTCTTGCAGGGCACCCTGTCCTCCCCATTTTGAGGAGGcggctttaaccccccccccctccttgccaGGTACCAGAGTATTTATCTCTAGGTGCACTCATtgtgcagagtggggggggggggggaactgttcATCCTGTAAAATCTgagcagagcttaaaaaaaaaaaaaaaaaaaaaaaaaaaagaagaagtaccatataaaaattgtatatgcctttaaaaaaacaaatgtaaagcATCAGAAAGATATATTtagttgaaaaaaatatgttagtCATCCATTTGACCCCCAGAAgataccccccttcatgaccaggttagggaagacacgatcgatgacgtcattcctacagccacacccccctacagttgtaaacacacactaggtgcaccctaactcctacagcgccacctgtggttaactcccaaactgcaactgtcattttcacaataaagaatgcaatttaaatgcattttttgctgtgaaaatgacaatggtcccaaaaatgtgtcaaaattgtccgaagtgtccgccataatgtcgcagtcacgaaaaaaattgctgatcgccgccattagtagtaaaaaaaaaaaaaattaataaaaatgcaataaaactatcccctattttgtaaacactataaattttgcgcaaaccaatcgataaacgcttattgcgatttttttttactaaaaataggtagaagaatacgtatcggcctaaactgaggaaaaaaaatgtttttatatatgtttttgggggatatttattacagcaaaaagtaaaaaatattgcatttttttcaaaattgtcgctctatttttgtttatagcgcaaaaactaaaaaccgcagatgtgatcaaataccaccaaaagaaagctctatttgtggggggaaaaaggacgccaattttgtttgggagccacgtcgcacgaccgcgcaattgtctgttaaagcgacgcagtcccgaactgtaaaaacaccttgggtctttaggctgcatattggtccggggcttaactggttaaaagtcagcagctacaaaaagtgtagctgctggcttaataaacagacacttacctgctccacggctccagctcctcgccggccggggctccgctcctcgccccccccctcgccggccggcgtcttcattcctagtgtgggcacccggcagtgacagctttcggcttcacggccgggcacccactgcgcatgcggcgccatccgattggacaggcgctcgcctacagggaggggctgcaataaggcgattaagctaatcgccttaccagcccctcggcggaaggaggaagtgggacaggaagtccccttctcctgaagccccaactcacccctc
This window contains:
- the YWHAB gene encoding 14-3-3 protein beta/alpha, which translates into the protein MDKSDLVQKAKLAEQAERYDDMAAAMKAVTEQGSELSNEERNLLSVAYKNVVGARRSSWRVISSIEQKTEGNEKKQQMSKEYREKIESELTEICTDVLNLLEKYLIANATPPESKVFYLKMKGDYYRYLSEVATGDKKQDTVDNSQKAYQEAFEISKREMQPTHPIRLGLALNFSVFYYEILNSQEKACSLAKTAFDEAIAELDTLNEESYKDSTLIMQLLRDNLTLWTSEQQNEEPDNVEADN